A section of the Rhizomicrobium sp. genome encodes:
- a CDS encoding DUF1493 family protein, with amino-acid sequence MNRSAGLSRDRIREELQAILRRIVASNIDISELTEIFGDLGIAGDDAWDFISEIRNSFGTRFDGFNFNDYFQNEEEALMAHIGRLLGFCRRSKKKLTICHLIDVVQNGAWFE; translated from the coding sequence ATGAATAGATCGGCTGGACTGTCCCGGGATCGCATAAGAGAGGAATTGCAAGCGATTTTGCGTCGGATTGTCGCGTCAAATATAGATATTTCAGAGTTAACTGAAATATTTGGTGATCTTGGAATAGCCGGCGACGATGCATGGGATTTTATTAGCGAAATTAGAAATAGTTTCGGAACGCGCTTCGATGGGTTTAATTTTAATGATTATTTCCAGAACGAAGAGGAAGCTCTCATGGCGCACATTGGAAGGCTATTGGGATTTTGCAGACGCTCAAAAAAGAAGCTCACTATATGTCATTTGATTGATGTAGTTCAAAATGGTGCATGGTTCGAGTAG
- a CDS encoding transposase yields MTRVFVADARRRWGDEEKQAIIEESKTSPVARVAKKHGVATSLLFRWRKQQGIWSGRPPVQPPSGEGFVRVGLAAPAVAPVKSSPGSIEIVLGSGRRVVVNGDVDAVALRRVIEALES; encoded by the coding sequence ATGACCAGGGTGTTCGTTGCGGATGCGCGTCGGCGTTGGGGCGATGAAGAGAAGCAGGCGATTATCGAGGAGAGCAAGACGAGCCCGGTGGCGCGGGTGGCGAAGAAGCACGGGGTGGCGACGAGCCTGCTGTTCCGCTGGCGCAAGCAGCAAGGTATCTGGTCCGGACGCCCGCCTGTGCAACCGCCGAGCGGTGAGGGCTTTGTCCGCGTTGGGCTGGCGGCGCCCGCTGTGGCGCCGGTAAAATCCAGCCCTGGCAGCATCGAGATCGTGCTGGGCTCGGGCCGCCGCGTGGTGGTGAACGGAGATGTCGATGCGGTCGCGCTGCGGCGGGTGATCGAGGCGCTTGAGTCTTGA
- a CDS encoding RHS repeat-associated core domain-containing protein codes for MAGSSVHLPYPRRRGAPPRRRGTVCNRRFPSTRTLRGSWTYNGLGQVLSETDPTGLRTRYTYNGSHYLASVIASDGALNLTTSFGYDAAGNVTSLTDPRGNSHTATYDRNRRITEWDAPLGAVTQWTYDPTGLLLTLKRATGNGGAPWATTGFTYWPTGKVHTSTDPDGAVTVTEHDALGRASKVTDPMGRAVSTTYDLIGEVLQERHAAGTASEIVYATHTWSPDGKELSVADANGNLTAYAYDGFDRMARQTYPSPTTAGLTNPSDYEAFVYDANGNVTGHRIRGGVTITSTYDALDRLIRRLVPAFGAQGADVTTATAYDRAGRETAVSDTLGNTIVSAYDTAGRLSATTRTTPALAARTVSYQYDAASNRTRLTWPDGYYVQYAFDALDRMSTASENGATTLGTYSYDPMSRRTGLAYGNGTAITYGYTPAGDLVSLVHDLAGTANDATTTLTHNLAHQLSGESVTNPAWRLASPATGSTTYVPNGLNQYASVGGSGLTYDADGNLTTDGAWTYGYDGENRLLVAKTAGTLAVYAYDPRGRRTTKGITIPAAPLWGTAVWGAFTWTAAATTTTSFLHDGDNEIAEYDGAGALIRRFIPGPAIDQPIAMVAAAGTRTYVHTNRQGSVVTMSNASGAPAEGPYAYDAYGTCTVSGAPCAMPTSTTIPFRYTGRYLDAETGLYYYRARYYSSVHGRFLQTDPVGYEDDFNLYLYVKNDPTDKGDPTGKCYPVCTVAIGAAIGGAVGLGVYLATSDHPTFTGALANTAEGAVVGAVAGSGAGLLTIAAVGGGAHAVQSVVTAASEGNLGRYGDTPGKNAAVVVTDVATGAAAAVVGGKIADVGARGAAALAGRILSPAAQAEARAAAIPLAEAGGRRASEVGTGLLQGKAEGALNSLINGSPQKKLAPEKEPESLRR; via the coding sequence GTGGCCGGATCATCCGTACACCTACCATATCCGCGACGGCGCGGAGCACCGCCGCGCCGGCGCGGGACGGTCTGCAACCGGCGATTTCCTTCGACGCGAACCCTTCGCGGCTCCTGGACCTATAACGGCCTGGGCCAGGTCTTGAGCGAGACCGACCCCACGGGCCTGCGCACCCGCTACACCTACAACGGATCGCACTATCTCGCGTCCGTCATCGCCTCGGACGGGGCGCTGAACCTGACCACATCCTTCGGCTATGACGCGGCCGGCAACGTGACGAGCCTGACCGATCCCAGGGGCAACAGCCACACCGCCACATACGACCGCAACCGGCGCATCACCGAATGGGACGCGCCGCTGGGGGCCGTCACGCAGTGGACCTACGACCCCACGGGCCTGCTGCTGACCCTGAAGCGCGCCACCGGCAATGGCGGGGCGCCCTGGGCGACCACCGGCTTCACCTATTGGCCGACCGGCAAGGTGCACACCAGCACCGACCCCGACGGGGCGGTGACGGTGACCGAGCACGACGCCCTGGGCCGCGCCTCCAAGGTGACCGATCCGATGGGCCGGGCGGTCTCCACCACCTACGATCTCATCGGCGAGGTTCTGCAGGAGCGCCATGCGGCGGGCACGGCGTCCGAGATCGTCTATGCCACCCACACCTGGTCGCCGGACGGCAAGGAGCTCTCGGTCGCCGACGCCAACGGCAACCTCACCGCTTACGCCTATGACGGCTTCGACCGCATGGCGCGGCAGACCTATCCCTCGCCGACCACGGCGGGCCTGACCAACCCTTCGGACTACGAGGCCTTCGTCTACGACGCCAACGGCAACGTCACCGGCCACCGCATCCGCGGCGGGGTCACCATCACTTCGACCTACGATGCGCTCGACCGCCTGATCCGGCGGCTGGTCCCGGCCTTCGGCGCGCAGGGCGCCGACGTGACCACCGCCACCGCCTACGACCGCGCCGGCCGCGAGACCGCCGTCTCCGACACGCTGGGCAACACCATCGTCTCGGCCTACGACACGGCGGGGCGGCTCTCCGCCACCACCCGCACCACCCCGGCGCTCGCGGCCAGGACCGTCTCCTACCAGTACGACGCCGCCTCCAACCGCACCCGGCTGACCTGGCCGGACGGCTATTACGTGCAATATGCCTTCGATGCGCTCGACCGCATGAGCACGGCGAGCGAGAACGGCGCCACGACGCTCGGCACCTACAGCTACGATCCGATGTCGCGGCGCACCGGCCTCGCCTATGGCAATGGGACGGCGATCACGTACGGCTACACCCCTGCCGGCGACCTGGTCTCGCTGGTACACGATCTCGCCGGGACCGCCAACGACGCCACGACGACGCTCACCCACAACCTGGCGCACCAGCTCTCCGGCGAGAGCGTCACCAACCCCGCCTGGCGGCTGGCCTCGCCCGCGACGGGCTCGACGACCTATGTCCCGAACGGTTTGAATCAGTATGCCAGCGTCGGCGGATCAGGCCTGACCTACGACGCCGACGGCAACCTGACCACGGACGGCGCCTGGACCTACGGCTATGACGGCGAGAACCGCCTGCTCGTCGCCAAGACCGCCGGCACGCTGGCCGTCTATGCCTACGATCCGCGCGGCCGGCGCACGACCAAGGGCATCACTATCCCCGCGGCGCCCTTGTGGGGCACTGCCGTCTGGGGCGCCTTTACCTGGACCGCCGCCGCCACCACGACCACCAGCTTCCTCCACGACGGCGACAACGAGATCGCCGAATACGACGGCGCCGGCGCGCTCATCCGCCGCTTCATCCCCGGACCGGCCATCGACCAGCCCATCGCCATGGTCGCGGCGGCGGGGACCCGCACCTATGTCCACACCAACCGCCAGGGCAGCGTGGTCACGATGTCCAACGCGTCGGGAGCGCCGGCAGAGGGGCCATACGCCTATGATGCTTATGGCACGTGCACCGTCTCCGGCGCTCCCTGCGCGATGCCGACGTCCACGACCATCCCCTTCCGCTACACCGGCCGCTACCTCGATGCCGAGACCGGCCTCTATTACTACCGGGCCCGATACTACTCGTCCGTACACGGACGCTTCCTCCAGACCGATCCCGTCGGGTATGAGGATGACTTCAACCTCTATCTCTACGTGAAGAATGATCCGACGGATAAGGGAGATCCGACGGGAAAGTGTTATCCGGTTTGCACAGTAGCTATTGGAGCTGCCATCGGCGGCGCCGTCGGACTGGGGGTATATCTTGCGACAAGCGACCATCCGACTTTTACCGGCGCGTTAGCCAACACAGCAGAAGGCGCCGTCGTAGGTGCAGTTGCCGGCTCTGGTGCTGGGTTGTTGACAATAGCGGCAGTCGGCGGTGGCGCTCATGCTGTGCAAAGCGTCGTTACAGCGGCGTCAGAAGGGAATTTGGGGCGCTATGGCGATACACCCGGAAAAAATGCTGCTGTAGTCGTAACCGATGTGGCAACCGGCGCAGCGGCGGCGGTCGTGGGCGGAAAGATCGCAGACGTTGGCGCGCGAGGAGCGGCGGCTCTTGCCGGCCGGATACTCAGCCCAGCGGCACAAGCAGAAGCCCGGGCCGCGGCTATTCCACTTGCCGAAGCCGGCGGTCGTCGCGCGTCTGAGGTCGGCACTGGTTTGCTTCAAGGAAAAGCTGAAGGTGCATTGAATTCACTTATTAATGGTTCGCCTCAAAAAAAACTCGCACCGGAGAAAGAACCCGAAAGCTTACGGCGCTAG
- the tnpB gene encoding IS66 family insertion sequence element accessory protein TnpB (TnpB, as the term is used for proteins encoded by IS66 family insertion elements, is considered an accessory protein, since TnpC, encoded by a neighboring gene, is a DDE family transposase.) has protein sequence MIPVPAGTQVWLCAGHTDMRKGFNGLALRVQEVLKHDPHGGHLFVFRGKRGDLIKLLWHDGQGLCLFAKRLERGRFIWPATAGEAVTISSAQLGYLLEGIDWRAPQRTYRPELAG, from the coding sequence TTGATCCCGGTTCCGGCCGGCACGCAGGTATGGCTTTGCGCGGGCCACACCGACATGCGCAAGGGCTTCAACGGTCTGGCGCTGCGGGTGCAGGAAGTCCTCAAGCACGATCCGCATGGCGGGCACCTGTTCGTGTTCCGCGGCAAGCGGGGCGACCTCATCAAGCTGCTGTGGCATGACGGCCAGGGCCTGTGCCTGTTCGCCAAACGGCTGGAGCGCGGTCGCTTCATTTGGCCGGCAACGGCCGGCGAGGCGGTAACCATCTCGTCGGCACAACTTGGCTATCTGCTCGAAGGCATCGACTGGCGTGCGCCGCAGCGGACGTATCGTCCGGAACTTGCCGGATAG